A window of the Pseudochaenichthys georgianus unplaced genomic scaffold, fPseGeo1.2 scaffold_470_arrow_ctg1, whole genome shotgun sequence genome harbors these coding sequences:
- the LOC139433462 gene encoding uncharacterized protein yields the protein MKWWLEIKGTLTCTQSRYFLYTEGKNPFRKLAYSLRLAWADVGLRSPINFTDLRTVHADNAKRFQDKGNRQRVSDFMCHNTATADKFYANNPSLKEAADIRLLFTESLQAAAAASTAAAAAGNEDTFAGIDIDSDNSGEEHSPAPYQDSLPRHVPKRDQSLAEHNPSDMGEERVPYSAPTSPTVASDQLVNMQCVVVISPLVNTLYPV from the coding sequence atgaagtggtggctggaaattaagggtacgctgacctgcacccagagccgttactttctgtacacagaggggaagaacccgttcaggaagcttgcctactccctgaggttggcatgggctgatgtggggctccgcagtcccattaacttcaccgacctccgcacagtccacgccgataatgcgaagaggtttcaagacaaaggcaaccgccaaagagtgagtgatttcatgtgtcacaacactgcaactgcggacaaattttacgcgaataatccttctttgaaggaggctgcggacattcggttgctcttcacagagtcacttcaagcagcggcggcggcatcgacagcagcagcagcagcgggaaatgaagacacttttgcgggtattgacatcgacagtgacaactctggagaggagcacagcccggctccctaccaagactccctaccaagacatgtcccgaagagggaccagtcactggccgaacacaacccctcagacatgggtgaagagagggtgccatactctgccccaacttcacccactgttgccagtgatcaacttgtaaatatgcagtgtgttgttgtaatcagtccccttgtaaatacgttatatcctgtttga
- the LOC117442769 gene encoding olfactory receptor 6C74-like codes for MCNQLWGPSNKAVILSGDPSRRKTPREGKFCSWEACLGSCYCTSWKKCVISWTLYYFLCASDFFLLSAMAYDRYVSICKPLQYHNIMTTTTVSVILCLAWLVPACEIAVSIILIVNTKFCHFTLKSFICNHSIYNLFCISSKVITLYDLYVLFSMALLPLLFILFTYTRILIISYRSGRNVRRKAAQTCLPHLVVLFCFSCLCSYDVVIGQLGSDLHSIMTLQAFLYYPLFNPVIYGLKVKEIFKHLKKLFCRAKLN; via the exons ATGTGCAATCAGCTGTGGGGCCCCAGCAATAAAGCTGTCATACTCTCTGGCGACCCGTCCCGCCGCAAAACTCCCCGTGAAGGAAAGTTCTGCTCATGGGaggcct GCCTGGGCTCGTGTTACTGCACTAGCTGGAAAAAATGTGTTATAAGCTGGACATTGTATTACTTCTTGTGTGCTTCAGATTTCTTCCTGTTGTCAGCCATGGCCTATGACAGATATGTGTCTATATGTAAGCCTCTGCAATATCATAATATAATGACAACAACTACAGTGAGTGTCATTCTCTGTTTGGCTTGGCTTGTGCCTGCGTGTGAGATTGCAGTTTCAATTATTCTGATTGTTAATACTAAATTCtgtcattttactttaaaatcatttaTATGCAACCATTCAATTTACAATCTCTTTTGCATTAGTTCAAAAGTAATAACTTTATACGATCTGTATGTTCTGTTCAGCATGGCCCTTTTACCTTTGCTCTTCATACTTTTCACTTACACCAGAATACTGATCATCTCCTATCGAAGCGGTAGAAATGTCCGGAGAAAAGCTGCACAGACTTGTTTACCCCACCTCGTAGTTTTATTCTGCTTCTCCTGTTTGTGTTCATATGATGTTGTAATAGGCCAACTTGGATCTGATTTACATTCCATAATGACTTTACAGGCATTCTTGTATTACCCCCTCTTTAATCCAGTTATATATGGACTGAAAGTGAAAGAAATATTTAAGCACCTGAAGAAGTTGTTCTGTCGAGCAAAGTTGAACTGA